DNA from Alnus glutinosa chromosome 2, dhAlnGlut1.1, whole genome shotgun sequence:
ctgcataataataaaaattattctcgcGTGTCTAATCATTCCTTGTGGATTGACCTCGGACTTACcgtgatttattacttgcgaaaacctacacttgggtttgcaccctttgtggtccaacaattggtgttgtaaatctaacatttttctccTTTAAAAGGTGAGGGACATAAAGGATATATATCTGCCTGCCGTATAAGAGCACTTCAACTGAACCTCTACTATTAGAGTTCTTAGCAGCAGAAGCATTGGTAGAATTACACGCCGTATAATTCAGTTGTGATTTGTAATTGCAAAAAATTATACTTGAAGAAGATATGTAATATAGATAAGGAATAATTATATTACTGGTCCTTGGGGTATGCCGCATCAAAcaaataagatggcgacacttgtccatctgaataaaaaaatataagtttattaaaaattaaataaataaacttattttttttaggaaaaaaaagaaaaaaaaaaaaaaaaaagggggaaggggtggctgggccacccccagtggccgtcGAGGACGGCGCGCGGCCTCCACAGAGGCTGGGGGTGGCGCAGGGCCACCGGCCccttcccttttttgtttttttgttttttaaaaaaataaataaatttatttattgtttaataaatgtatatttttttattaagatggacacgtgtcgctattttattgatttgatgtggcgctgatttgacatttaacagaatttgtcaaaaaaattaacggaatttgactctagggatcgatttgtaattatagtttaccataaagacttttcatgaactttttaaaccatagagagtaatttgtaattatgacatactTCAGGGAtcagtggtgcaattattcctATAGATAATATTGAATGCAGTGAAAGCTATAGACAGATCAAACTAGAGTAGATTTAGATAGCTTGTGAATGATATAAAGGTGTTTCGAACACGATGCCAGTTTGACAAATTTATTATGTGAAAAAAGAAGTTAATGTTGTAAGTACTCCCTTAACTTTTGATAATGAATTCCACATtgatttcaagaaaaaaagaaaaaagaaacaataaagaaagaagCACAAACTTGAAGGCAACGGCAATGAGAAAGTCATCTCATTTGAAGCACATAGAGGAATAATTTGTGAAGATCGATCTTCCATGTTGTGTGTTTATCTGGGGTATATATCCCTTCTTTGTCAATGACTGGGAAGTTTGAtatcaaaacttttttaaaaggaTTCGCCTCTTGAAATGGTGACTAGAAATATATAGATTGTCCTGTCCCCTTCAAAACTCAAATTGATAAGGGTGGGGTTATAATCAAGTGTATGTGATGTGTAGCTTTATATTTCTTCCACCGCAGAGCTAGGCATATCCGCTGTATATTTGCATCTATATATGTCCCTGTCTGGCCCACTTGTATGCACATTTAAAGCTGCTCCTTAAGGCAGCCATGCATGTCTTCTCCTCTCCAGtactcaaaacaaaaaacttcatTGGAAGTCAAATATTGGACATGATTCGTTTCATGTGTAAGATCACATAATCTAGAAAAgagataagaacaaaaaaaaagcgACAGAGAATTAAGATAGTTTGGCATATAACCTACGTCCACACGTCAAAACTTTTTATTGACTGCATATTttcttgattcatttgattgtatacaagactactctatttatagagaacgAGTCTGAATGTTACTTATCTCTTTTActtttacattaacaacaataaatttaatttatcatcttctaactcttgtctcttgattCTTTATTACTCTTGTGTTAACATCATGgtctaaattttgtttcacatatGTTGTCACGTTATTTTCATGCACACcattaaatgtaataaaataaaatattgactatAAAATGGATCTCCAAAACTTATGGACAGACCAATTACAATTTTGATTAGCAATTATATATGTCATGCATGTGTTGTGACAAGTAGGGGTAACAATTCGTATTCATATATCGAGTTTGAGTCGTATCGAAGTATGAGTATAAGACGATATATGCCAACTCTAATatgactaatttaattaaatgagttagacCTATCAACCTAATccggtcatgtcaaaaattaacaatcttTAATTATGTTGCATGTCGGCTTTAGATCGTaacaaggcatatatatatatatatatatatatatatatatatatatatataagtttatatatgtcaacttagccccgacccatttaattaaacatgtcaaactCTTAATCCTTTTAATTTCatgttaaatttatattaaatttgcagaatatatatatatatatatatcgtgcCAATAGGCAAATTATCATTAATGTTTCACTCAGAATACtcttaaaaccaaaaaagaaaataaaaaccttaaacCCATCAATATTATTACATAACAAAATATAGATTGCCATATATAATCAAAAGAACACATTTAAAACAATTTGGTGTTGAGGAATTGGAATTTCAAGGAGTAGTACTGGTTATTCTTGATGATCCAACTTCTGAAAATTCATAGCAGTTAAGATCCTTCGTGTCAAACATCTCATTTAGTAACCAACCAAAGTTGGGTTCAGCTGAGAAGGAAGCTCTGCTTTCTGTCGACGCAGCCTCAACATTCATTGTCATTGCTGCAGTACTGCTCTCCTTGTCTGCAACGAAATTGAAAGAAGTACTAGTCGACTTGGGCGAGCTTGAGTTTGTGCTAATCATGTCATTGTTGTTAATTGAAGCTTGAAGGGCGACTTTGACGCCCGTAATAAGAAATCGTTGGTGGGATGATGCGGAGGGGCTTCCCATGTGGGTTGAAACGTCGCAGTGCTTGCAGAAGAGTGCTCTATCTTCTAAGCAGAAGAAGTACCCATTTCTCTCCTGCATGCATAATTCACAATTAAGGttgaatatataaataataattaaaggcataaagcaagaaaaataagaaaatcttCTCAACTAGTTCTCCTGTTTATATaattgaagaaaatattttgtCCAAGTGGTTCATTGTGAGCATTTATATTAGGATGGACAGAAATTTGTTACACATTATGTTGTAAGAATTCTTTCAATCCTGTTCTAAAAGTACTACGTGTCctttaaatatgtgaaaattacattttttttttactagccGTAAAAACGCTTACAATGGCCTCTTTATACTTAGTTTGTCtctatatttttaacaaaaactacaaataaGCCCATATAACAGACTTTTTAGCAACTTTTAAACTTAACATTTGTCAGATTTTCTCTTTATATTCAATTAGCAAAAAAGCCAATGttataatgttttttaataatattttttgcaacCAGTGCCGAAgtagagaaaaataatatttatggtATTCGTGATAGTTATTGACATATtgtgaatgattaaaaaataatatttatgtaaagTAGAAAAACATTTAGAAAGtttgttgtttaaaaaaaaaatgaattcgGCAACAACAGCCAGAATCCGGTGAAAGTGAGTGAAATCCTGCCAGCCAGTAATGAAATCTTGTCACCGGAAGTTTTTAgctgttggtgatttttttttttgtacgagTCAAacgcaaaaaaaaatattttcaagaaaatcatattttctaaaagataatttcgttaaaaatattttatgatgaAAAACATTTTCCGTAGAGCGacaattttttcaaaccaaCAATAATAGAATATACATTTTCAAACCAACAATTAAGAggttgcgagtaaaacgtaaagtgacaattttctttttttcaaaaaaaaaaaaaaaatcatttatgtCTGAAAAAGgccacaaaagaaaagaaaagaaaaatgtggaGGGTACATGAGATGGAGATATCGATCCACCCGGCCTCCATTGCCCCTCTTAACACAGATGGG
Protein-coding regions in this window:
- the LOC133860432 gene encoding B-box zinc finger protein 23 is translated as MKIQCEVCEKVEAEVLCCADEAVLCRRCDHNVHAANKLSLKHERLLLLKSNPSSTSSSSSLTSSSPSHAQLPPCHICQERNGYFFCLEDRALFCKHCDVSTHMGSPSASSHQRFLITGVKVALQASINNNDMISTNSSSPKSTSTSFNFVADKESSTAAMTMNVEAASTESRASFSAEPNFGWLLNEMFDTKDLNCYEFSEVGSSRITSTTP